In Euphorbia lathyris chromosome 2, ddEupLath1.1, whole genome shotgun sequence, the sequence GTGAAAATAACTTGACAAGTGCTACAACTTGTTCTCAAGCCCCCTTCAACTTTCTTCTCCATCATTGGATTTTCACTGTGGATTATAATTTTCTCCAATACTCTCCCAAACTCTAGAAAATAGTTCAGAAGCTGTAGCTCATCTTGCAACCCCACAAATTCGAATATTTCAATTATCTTAAGATTCATGCTCAAACATTCGGGTACGATTTCTGGATGTAGCCAATAGAAGCGGTTGTAATCTTCCTGGTCTAAGGTATGAGTCACAAGTCCCTAATAGCAGCACAATAATCAAAACTTCATTTATTACAAACTCAAAAGAGATTACAAATGCTAAAGGAAACTTACTTTAGGAAAGATAAGAACTTGTAGATTTGGTGAAGAGTGGAGCAAGTTAGGCAACACTCTCCAATTAGTTGGTGATGGCCATCCATCTCCGACAAGAAGCTTcagtgtcttcagatttttaaATATAGGCAAGGTTGAATTATGAATAATGTCTTCGAGACTCTATACATTGACAAACATAACAAAAAATTATTgcatgaaaaaataataaatcacTTAATACAGTAAAACTTATTTCCAAACATACCGTATCATTTGCTGTAAGAGTTAAACATTCAACTTGAGAGATTGCATTGAGTAGGTAAATATCAAAACCTTCAAGTTTTGCATGTATTAAGGAGGATGTGAAATTGACAGAATATCTCCTTGGTGCATTCTCTTCACCGTGATGTATCTCTACATACTCTAGGTACGGAGCATTAATGTTAGTCTGAACAGTAGTAAAAAGTCCGACTGAAATGGTCAATCTTTTCAAAGAAGGTACAGAAATATTCATAATTTTCAGACCATTCTTCATTCCACGAATGGTTAATTCTTCGAGTACTGGGCAACTAGAGAAGAGTCTTTCCATGGAAACATCATCCACAAAATCGGAATATTCAATTTGAAGGAGTTTAAGGCATGGTAAACAAACATCTGTAGGCAAGTTAATGACAAAAGTTCCAGAAATTCGCAAAACCACTAAAGTGTTGGAGGAAAAAAGCATCCAAGGAAGTTGATAATAAGTTCCGCGCTTGTATTCAAAACAGCAAAGAGATAATTGTTGGACATTGCAAGTTATCATAGCAAAAATCCAGTTATAGACACTAGAGGCAACATATTCGCTGTAAAATGACATATCGCATTTTCGTATGTCCATTCCGCAATGATAAAAGATAACCCTATCCACATATTTCAGGAAGGACATCATCTTAATCATGCGATCATTTTCATCTTTATACTGCATTAGCCAATTATCAGAAAAATCAAGATCTGAGGTTAATGTCCAAAGATGTTCCCATCTTTTGGACAAAACAGAGGTGGCCACGGCTTCTTTTGTTGG encodes:
- the LOC136219035 gene encoding F-box/FBD/LRR-repeat protein At4g26340-like isoform X2, whose product is MDMNMPVLKDEQCIECTCVDIIDRISKFPDEILGKILSYLPTKEAVATSVLSKRWEHLWTLTSDLDFSDNWLMQYKDENDRMIKMMSFLKYVDRVIFYHCGMDIRKCDMSFYSEYVASSVYNWIFAMITCNVQQLSLCCFEYKRGTYYQLPWMLFSSNTLVVLRISGTFVINLPTDVCLPCLKLLQIEYSDFVDDVSMERLFSSCPVLEELTIRGMKNGLKIMNISVPSLKRLTISVGLFTTVQTNINAPYLEYVEIHHGEENAPRRYSVNFTSSLIHAKLEGFDIYLLNAISQVECLTLTANDTSLEDIIHNSTLPIFKNLKTLKLLVGDGWPSPTNWRVLPNLLHSSPNLQVLIFPKGLVTHTLDQEDYNRFYWLHPEIVPECLSMNLKIIEIFEFVGLQDELQLLNYFLEFGRVLEKIIIHSENPMMEKKVEGGLRTSCSTCQVIFTN
- the LOC136219035 gene encoding F-box/FBD/LRR-repeat protein At4g26340-like isoform X1 — its product is MKEVCVTSSSSTEIMDMNMPVLKDEQCIECTCVDIIDRISKFPDEILGKILSYLPTKEAVATSVLSKRWEHLWTLTSDLDFSDNWLMQYKDENDRMIKMMSFLKYVDRVIFYHCGMDIRKCDMSFYSEYVASSVYNWIFAMITCNVQQLSLCCFEYKRGTYYQLPWMLFSSNTLVVLRISGTFVINLPTDVCLPCLKLLQIEYSDFVDDVSMERLFSSCPVLEELTIRGMKNGLKIMNISVPSLKRLTISVGLFTTVQTNINAPYLEYVEIHHGEENAPRRYSVNFTSSLIHAKLEGFDIYLLNAISQVECLTLTANDTSLEDIIHNSTLPIFKNLKTLKLLVGDGWPSPTNWRVLPNLLHSSPNLQVLIFPKGLVTHTLDQEDYNRFYWLHPEIVPECLSMNLKIIEIFEFVGLQDELQLLNYFLEFGRVLEKIIIHSENPMMEKKVEGGLRTSCSTCQVIFTN